Part of the Salinigranum rubrum genome is shown below.
GGGCGCGGTGACCGAAGCCTCACTCCCCACCCGGTCGCTCGCGCACAGAGGCGCTCGCGGGCCCTCGCGCGTTCGCTCGCGTATCGCTCGCTCTCACGCGCCACCGCCCTCTTGTAGTGCGGTGGCGCGTGCTGGCGCGACTGTCTGTCGCGCCGGCACCGCGCGAGGGATGACTGAGTGACCGACTGAAAGGAGGTCACGAAGGAATCGGTTGGGGAGGATTGTGGCCTCATCGCGCCCGTGTACTGCGCGATCGCAGTCTCGTTCGCGGTCTCAGTGGTCCTCTCGGTCTCGTCGATGTTCTCGACGCCTGTCCAACCGTTCCTCCGTCACGTATCAGATCACCGAACGTCGAAAAAGCGAATCGGAACGCGGTCCGTCTGTCCTATCCGGCGCCGGCGCCATGAGCGAGGCCGGCGGCGACCCACCAGTTCATGAAGCCGCGGCGGCGGGTGGTCGTCGAGTCGGTGCGGGTCTGGGTCTGGGACTTGATCTGGTTCATCTTCATCCTCGTCCCGAGAGACGGGGAGCGAGGAGATAAAACTTATCAATTTTCTTAACAATAGCCGTTGTAACAGACGTCTCGGCGGGAAAACAGGTCACGCGTGGTCGATACGTTCGACGACGATTCTGTCCGCGCTGACGTCCTCGGCGAGCGCCCCTTCCCCGCCGACCGTGAGCGTTCCGTCGTCCGTCTCGACGATGAGCGTCGCCTGCGCGGCGAGTTGGACGAGCGAGGGCGCCTCGACGCCGTCGCCCTCGTGGCCGACGTAGTCGACGTCGACGACGGTGCCGGAAACGCGCCGATGGCGGCCGGTTCTGACGCTGTAGCCCTCGACCCGGACGTGAACGGTGGCCCCGTCGTGGACGAGGTCTTCGAGATAGCGGACCGCGTCGGTTATCTCCACGAACGTGAAGGGCGGCGTGTCCCGCACGTCGGCGTGGATCGGTTCGTACACCTCCCAGCAGGAGGTGAGGAAGAACCAGTGGAAGACGAACGCCGTCGCGCGGTCGTCGACGAGGACGCCGTACTCGTCCATCGAGCGCCCCTTCGGCGAGAAACTCACGCGCTGGCGGTCGGTCAGCACGAGAAACGGCTTGGGAAAGCCGAGTCGCCGAACCTCGGTGCAGACGCCCGCGAACTCACCGGGGCCGGGCAGGGGTTCGTCGTCGGCCGCGTACAGCGACACCTGGACGTACACGCCGCGGTCGTACGCGTCCGCGAGCACTTCCGCTAAGCGCTCGTACTGGTCGAGCGACAGCACGGCCTGGACGTGTCGCTCGGCGACCCCGATGTCACGCGTCGCCTGCCCGAAGACGGTGTCGAACTGCGTGACGAGCGTGACGCTCCCCTCGCGGGTCGCGGGCGTCCGGTACCGGTCTTCGATCTCGTCGAGCGCCGACTCCAGTCGGGCGAGTCGCTCACGGAGCGGCCTGAGTTCTTCTGGGGCGACCGCCTGCGCGTAGAGGCGGTCCTGCTCGTACGTCGTGACATACCCCGCCGATTCGAGGTCACGCAGGACGTCGTAGATGCGCGGACGGGGGACGCCGCTCATCTCGGCGAGGTCGCCCGCCGACACCGACCCGGCCGAGAGCAGCGTGACGTACGCCTCGGCCTGATACGGCGAGAGCCCCGCCTCTTCGAGCGTCGCGGTGAGTTCGTCGCGCTCCATACGGGATACTCGCCGGGGGAGCACGTAGACGTACCGCCGGGGAGAACGAGCGTCAGCGGACGGTGAGCGTCTCCCCGCAGTCGGGGCAGACGAGGCGTCGGTGAGTGCCGTCTCGGTCGACGCGCCACTCGTCGGGGGCGGCCTCGCGGCCGCACGGACAGAACAGGAGCGTCTTCGGTCGTTCGGCGGCGATGGAGGGCGAACCGCGGTGCTGGCTTCCGTCGGGGCGTTCGGGCGCCGATGCGAGTGTCATCACCCGGGTTGAGCGGACCCGCCGGTATAAGCCTTCTTGCTCGGATATCAATTGTGAATAGAAGTTCAAGGGGTTTCGGCCGGTCCGAAGTCGCAGGGCCTGCCCGGAGCGTCCGCGGGCCGAGCCGTCGTGCGTCTCGGGTCTGGGGAGTCAGTCGCCGGAGACGCCCCGGGACTCGCGTCGGACGGGGGCGTCCTGACGACGCAGTGCCCAGACGACGACGCCGACGAGGAGGCTGACGAGAACGAACAGCGCGGTGTTTGTCGCCCGCCAGGTGACCGTGTAGAAGACGAGGTCACGCCCGAGGAGCAACACGCCGAACGTCGCCGCGAGCGCGGCGCCGAGCGGGAGTCGAAGCCGGGACGCGGGCGTGGGTCCGACCCAGGCTGCCGCCGCGACGAGCGCCGCGAACAGCGCGAGCGACACGCCGTAGAAGGCGGCCTGGGCGGCCGGCGAGTACGGGACGAGCGTGAACACCCGGGAGAGCGCGACCGAAACCGGGACGAGGCCGAGGGCGACGAGACACGCGAGGCGGGCCCGGTCGAGCGCCGGCCGCGTCCACACGTCCGAGTAGGTCCGGAGCGTCGTCACCACGAGCGCGGTGAAGATAGTGAGCGCGACGACGAGATGCGCACCCTGCGTCGAGGGGGCGTACCCCCCCGGGAGGAGGCCGTTCAGCGTCACGGTGACGGCGCCGATAGACACCTGTAACGGGAGGAGGACGACGGCGATAGCGGCCGCGGTCTTCGTCCGCCTGTCGTCGCCCGCGAAGGCCCAGAGGGCGGTCCCGAGGATGAAAAAGCCCGCGACCATCGCGACGAGGCGGTGGAACCACTCGATGAACGAGGGGATGGTCTGGGGGAGGAGGCCGTTGTCACACAGCGGCCACTGCGCCGAGCAGGCCAGTCCCGAACCGGTCGCGGCGGTGTAGACGCCGAGCATCATGAGCGTCAACACGAGGCCCGTGGTGAACGCCGCGAACCGCCGGAACGACAGCCACGAGGGGCGATACTGGCTCATTACCCGAGGTCGGGCCCGTTCGTACTTATGCCTGACTCTGTGTCCCGCGTGCGGGGAATCGGGCGGTCGGCGACCGATTCAAGAGGTACGGGTGACGACCCGTGGGCATGACGACGCCGACCGGGGCCGATCACGACGAGCGGGTCGCGCGACTCGACGAGTACCTCCGCGCGAACGACCTCGAAGCCGTCTGGTTCGCACAGCCGCCCTCGTTCGCCTGGCTCACCGGAGGCGGCGACAACGTCGTCGACCGGACGTCCCCACACGGCGTCGCGGCCGCCGGATACGACGGCAGCGACGTTCGAGTCGTGACGGACAACATCGAGGCCCTCCGACTCGCCGACGAGGAACTCCCCGAGGCGGTCGAGGTGGAGACCTACGAATGGTTCTCGGGGTCGCTCGCCGACGCGCTCGGGGAGCACTCGCCGACGCCCGCGGCCGCCGACGTCGAGATACCGGGATTCGAGACGGTCGACCCGACCGACCTCCGCCAGCCGCTGACCGACGCCGACGTCGACCGCTACCGCGCGCTGGGCCACGAGGCGGCCACGGCCGTCGAGCGGGTCTGTCGCGAACTCGAACCCGACGACACCGAGCGGGAGGTGGCGACGGCGCTCCGCGTCGCGCTCGGGGCGAGGGACATCGAATCACCCGTCGCCCTCGTCGGCGGAGCGGAGCGCGCGACGCAGTACCGCCA
Proteins encoded:
- a CDS encoding COX15/CtaA family protein — protein: MSQYRPSWLSFRRFAAFTTGLVLTLMMLGVYTAATGSGLACSAQWPLCDNGLLPQTIPSFIEWFHRLVAMVAGFFILGTALWAFAGDDRRTKTAAAIAVVLLPLQVSIGAVTVTLNGLLPGGYAPSTQGAHLVVALTIFTALVVTTLRTYSDVWTRPALDRARLACLVALGLVPVSVALSRVFTLVPYSPAAQAAFYGVSLALFAALVAAAAWVGPTPASRLRLPLGAALAATFGVLLLGRDLVFYTVTWRATNTALFVLVSLLVGVVVWALRRQDAPVRRESRGVSGD
- a CDS encoding TrmB family transcriptional regulator; translated protein: MERDELTATLEEAGLSPYQAEAYVTLLSAGSVSAGDLAEMSGVPRPRIYDVLRDLESAGYVTTYEQDRLYAQAVAPEELRPLRERLARLESALDEIEDRYRTPATREGSVTLVTQFDTVFGQATRDIGVAERHVQAVLSLDQYERLAEVLADAYDRGVYVQVSLYAADDEPLPGPGEFAGVCTEVRRLGFPKPFLVLTDRQRVSFSPKGRSMDEYGVLVDDRATAFVFHWFFLTSCWEVYEPIHADVRDTPPFTFVEITDAVRYLEDLVHDGATVHVRVEGYSVRTGRHRRVSGTVVDVDYVGHEGDGVEAPSLVQLAAQATLIVETDDGTLTVGGEGALAEDVSADRIVVERIDHA
- a CDS encoding M24 family metallopeptidase encodes the protein MTTPTGADHDERVARLDEYLRANDLEAVWFAQPPSFAWLTGGGDNVVDRTSPHGVAAAGYDGSDVRVVTDNIEALRLADEELPEAVEVETYEWFSGSLADALGEHSPTPAAADVEIPGFETVDPTDLRQPLTDADVDRYRALGHEAATAVERVCRELEPDDTEREVATALRVALGARDIESPVALVGGAERATQYRHYTPTEERLGDYALVSVTAERDGLHASLTRTVAFDPPEWLTERHTAAARVEASALEATQVAAGNAGRAGNVFADLQDAYAEVGWDGEWRNHHQGGAAGFAGREWIATPDHEARVYEPMAYAWNPTVQGAKSEDTVLVTSEGFETLTETGEWPTLEVDSVWGTTSLERHDIHWE